GTTTCTTCGAGATGTAGATTGGGCATATCCATTCTACATTCGCCGTGTGCATTGTTTATGTCTATGTACTCATGCATCTCAGGAGTCTTGTCTGTCTGTCGATATTTCAGCATTACACGCGCCATTTGGAGCTTGATATTTTATCGGATACCCAAATAGATACTGTTGCAATTCATTCTTCATCTAATATAGCTCGTTGCGCAGGAAACATAAATCCTACTAGTAAATATGTACCACGTATCAGACCAGGCCGTGCTGGAACTGACACGATGGTAGCAGAAACATGGCCAAATCAAaactccaacttctccagcccCTTCTAAGGTAGACATGACGCAAGGAAATCgaaaaaatgaaaaaaaaaaaaaaaaaggagagTCGTATCTTGCGAGTCATATCGTAATATCAGTCATATCaaagggggggggggatCCGTCGAATTCGAATCCCCGCGAACAGATCGGTATTCCTTTCCAGTATATCCATTGTTTGGTTTGAGCAAGAGTGATGATCTCAGCATGACCAGCATTCAGTGAGACAGCCCCTGCATCTTGCCAGGGTAGCAAGATGTGCATAGATAGAGCAAGTAAGGCCAGGTAAATCGACCCACAAAAGGTCATTGCCTTGTATCTTGTGCGCTGATGTAATTTGTTTACATCACGGTACAGCTTCCGCCACTCCGcgctcgtcttcttccaaaCATGGATCCAAGACCATACGGTTCATActcgtcatcttcgttgTAAATGCGTTCCGCTTCCGCTGCCCGACGACGTCGTCTTCTTGCACCCGCACCAGCAATACCCGCTTCTTCGTTAGCGACCATGTAGTCGAACCACTTCTTGTCGAGCCGGTTGGCGGCCCCGAGGTCACCGCGTAGGACACGCTTGGTGTGCTCCTCCACAGTCATCTGCCAGAGATAGAAGCACTTAAGCTGGATGATGTGGTTTGGGTAGATCGTGGGTGGTGGCGGGGGTGTGATTGAGGATGCTATTATGGGCGACGATGATCCGGATGCCGCGCTCGTGTTGTTTAGGGCCTGGGTGACGATGGAGACCGCATCGGGTACTTTGTACTGACGGGGCAGGTGGGCGTTGCTCGATAGGATATGTCGTACACCAACCCAGGTCACGTTCGGACAGTCGAAGATAACCAGGCGCAGGCCTACCTGAGGTAGGTTCTCACTGTACCCGCGCCTCCGGACCCGCAAGCTGGCTTCTAGCAAAGTCAAGTCTGAGATGCGGGTATTGTCCATCTCGACGAATTGGAGGGACGAGCAGTTCTTCATCACCTGCAGCATTCCTGGGTCACTCAGAGACTCGCAGTAACTGACGTTCAGGTGTTCAAGGAAAGGAGCACATGGGGAATTCGCAAGCTCGATAAGAGTCGTGTTGCTGAGACTCCCCAGTTCTTCTAGCTCAAGGTGGGTGAGATTTGGCACTGTCTGAACGATGGGAATAATGGAATCGTCGGTCAATTCCGGGCACCTTGAGAGATTGAGCCCTATTAGAGAAGGAACATTGTGCGCGAGTCTCCTCACTCCGTTATCAGTCAGGTTCGAGCATTGGTGAAGATCTAGGTGCTTGAGTTTCCGAGGCGGGACAATCGCTCGGCCTTCTAAAATGTCCATATCCGGGTTGACGCCGTGCACGAGGATTCCTAGGCTTTCGTCGGTGATATTTGTCCGGCTGATAACTAGGCGCTCTAAAGTATTCCGTTTGAACAACTCCAGGGAaagctcctcgtcatcaaaACCATGGATTTCGCTGGCCAGAATATCCGTCAGTATCGGGCAAGCTTTGACAACCTTTTTCAAGCCATTGGTGTTCACATTTGCACACCAGGAGACATTCAAGGTACGAAGCTTTTGGCATGACTTTGCGATGATCTTCATTGCAGCGTTAGTCACACTTTCCAACCCCGACAAGTTGAGGTACTGCAGTCGTTGGTTtcggagaagaaaacaatgGATCGCAGTCTTATCCATGCGACTTCCTTCGAGAGAAAAGTTCACGACATTCCGACACAAATCTGTGATTCTCTCACTTTCAGTCTGTAACTTGTGTGATAGCTGGACACATCCTCGGAGATTCAAGTCCTTTACAAATGGACCACCCGCAGTAAGTAGCTTCATGAGCGCATCAGGAGTAATTTGCTTATAGTACTCTGCAGTGTCGACGGTAGACCACAGCTGCCCGTCAAAGCACATTGTGTTCCACCATTTGCACACTCCGGAGCATCTGATGATCTCTTTCGGGGTGAGGTAGCTAAAGATGAGCATACCGA
This genomic interval from Aspergillus puulaauensis MK2 DNA, chromosome 7, nearly complete sequence contains the following:
- a CDS encoding F-box domain protein (COG:S;~EggNog:ENOG410PJ93;~InterPro:IPR001611,IPR001810,IPR006553,IPR036047, IPR032675;~PFAM:PF13516,PF00646,PF12937;~go_function: GO:0005515 - protein binding [Evidence IEA]) — protein: MATVDPEIVPFPEAPTSASPSSSADQIPLDRPRKVKGRHKLLQSLQRISSTPSLTRRHRSRSASTTYHRPGASLSCVSLSQSPYAPCSSNGSSSQLYGGLNVHPATPAPPGSYIADEHEGNARVRFVSDAANGPQSKTIALPNEVRPGSRGSPLASGVLENSTPVAKPKTFDFWGKMPIELGMLIFSYLTPKEIIRCSGVCKWWNTMCFDGQLWSTVDTAEYYKQITPDALMKLLTAGGPFVKDLNLRGCVQLSHKLQTESERITDLCRNVVNFSLEGSRMDKTAIHCFLLRNQRLQYLNLSGLESVTNAAMKIIAKSCQKLRTLNVSWCANVNTNGLKKVVKACPILTDILASEIHGFDDEELSLELFKRNTLERLVISRTNITDESLGILVHGVNPDMDILEGRAIVPPRKLKHLDLHQCSNLTDNGVRRLAHNVPSLIGLNLSRCPELTDDSIIPIVQTVPNLTHLELEELGSLSNTTLIELANSPCAPFLEHLNVSYCESLSDPGMLQVMKNCSSLQFVEMDNTRISDLTLLEASLRVRRRGYSENLPQVGLRLVIFDCPNVTWVGVRHILSSNAHLPRQYKVPDAVSIVTQALNNTSAASGSSSPIIASSITPPPPPTIYPNHIIQLKCFYLWQMTVEEHTKRVLRGDLGAANRLDKKWFDYMVANEEAGIAGAGARRRRRRAAEAERIYNEDDEYEPYGLGSMFGRRRARSGGSCTVM